One genomic segment of Pedobacter endophyticus includes these proteins:
- a CDS encoding carboxy terminal-processing peptidase, with the protein MLKRIFFVIFTAAVLACQAAPKTQPIVEGVTNVKPDEQQQIVIKEVVNLIESYNYKKIQINDSISSLVLDKYIKSLDQGKNYFLASDIKEFEKYRYTLDDDFKNGDLSAPFYIYNVYAKRLNEYFNYSLAQIKTKFNFNDNDTFVYDREKMPWAASATALNENWRKRVKYELVNLNLTGTAEAKNVETLTKRYKNLQSQTSKTNNQDVFQILMDAFTESVDPHTNYFVPTRATEFNEEMSRSFEGIGARLQMENEVVKVSEIIAGGPAFKGKQLSAGDKITAVAQGDGEFVDVVGWRIDAIVAKIKGPKGTKVRLKVIPVGKEMSSKPVIIDIVREKVILEDQSAKKKVKTISTNGKSYKIGIISLPAFYADFKAANAGDKNYKSTTRDVRKLIDSLKNIDKVNAIVMDLRGNGGGSLVEAISLTGLFIDRGPVVQVKDLRGKIEVDEDENAGVAWDGPFGVMVDRLSASASEIFAGAIQDYGRGIIMGSQTYGKGTVQSSIDLNKLINPGMLQKIAGLIARDKTIGTSPGAAGAANVNLGQINLTMAKFYRVAGSSTQHKGVIPDVTFPSVYPMDKIGEDTEASALPWDVIPSSNFKAVANLAAVKAGLIKNSEQRIANSLDFKYLKQDIADLKKRDAEISVPLNEAKLKAERDAQEAKSLARQNELRALRGLPAIKKGEKVTKQDTFDFIEDESLKVMGDFMQQTGNYVMNLGNTGQQF; encoded by the coding sequence ATGTTAAAGAGAATATTTTTTGTAATTTTTACTGCGGCTGTACTGGCTTGTCAAGCTGCACCTAAAACTCAGCCGATAGTTGAGGGAGTTACCAACGTGAAGCCCGACGAGCAGCAGCAAATTGTGATTAAAGAGGTGGTTAACCTGATTGAAAGTTATAACTACAAAAAAATTCAGATCAACGATTCTATCTCCTCGCTAGTATTGGATAAGTACATTAAATCTTTAGATCAGGGGAAGAATTACTTTTTGGCCTCAGATATTAAGGAGTTCGAAAAATACAGATACACACTGGATGACGATTTCAAAAACGGCGATTTAAGTGCCCCATTCTATATTTACAACGTTTATGCAAAGCGTTTAAACGAATACTTTAACTACTCTTTAGCCCAGATTAAAACCAAATTCAATTTTAATGACAACGATACTTTCGTTTACGACAGGGAAAAAATGCCCTGGGCAGCCTCGGCCACCGCATTAAACGAAAACTGGCGCAAGCGGGTTAAATACGAATTGGTTAATTTAAATCTGACAGGTACTGCAGAAGCAAAAAACGTGGAAACACTAACAAAACGTTACAAAAATCTGCAGTCGCAAACGTCGAAAACAAATAATCAGGACGTTTTCCAGATCTTAATGGATGCATTTACCGAATCTGTAGACCCTCATACCAATTATTTTGTACCAACCAGAGCCACCGAGTTTAACGAAGAAATGTCTCGCTCATTTGAAGGCATTGGCGCCCGTTTGCAAATGGAAAATGAGGTGGTGAAAGTATCTGAAATAATTGCCGGTGGACCTGCCTTTAAGGGCAAGCAGTTAAGTGCAGGCGATAAAATTACTGCGGTTGCACAAGGCGATGGCGAATTTGTTGATGTAGTAGGCTGGAGAATTGATGCCATTGTTGCTAAAATTAAGGGGCCAAAAGGAACAAAAGTTCGCTTAAAGGTAATCCCAGTGGGAAAAGAAATGTCGTCGAAACCTGTAATTATCGATATTGTTCGCGAGAAAGTTATCCTCGAAGATCAATCGGCAAAGAAAAAGGTGAAAACCATTTCAACCAATGGCAAGAGCTATAAAATCGGCATCATATCGTTACCTGCTTTTTACGCTGATTTTAAAGCTGCAAATGCAGGAGATAAAAATTACAAGAGTACCACACGCGATGTAAGAAAATTAATCGATTCGCTAAAAAACATCGATAAGGTAAACGCCATTGTGATGGATTTACGTGGCAACGGAGGCGGATCGCTGGTAGAGGCCATTTCGTTAACAGGATTATTTATTGATAGAGGCCCGGTTGTGCAGGTGAAAGATTTGCGTGGCAAAATAGAAGTTGACGAAGATGAAAATGCGGGCGTAGCCTGGGACGGACCTTTTGGTGTTATGGTTGATCGCCTGAGTGCATCGGCCTCAGAAATTTTCGCTGGTGCAATACAAGATTACGGCCGCGGTATTATTATGGGCAGCCAAACTTATGGCAAAGGAACCGTTCAATCGTCTATCGACTTAAACAAACTGATTAACCCCGGTATGTTGCAAAAAATAGCAGGATTGATTGCCAGAGACAAAACAATCGGTACCTCGCCGGGTGCCGCGGGCGCTGCAAACGTTAACCTGGGTCAAATTAACCTGACTATGGCCAAGTTTTACCGCGTTGCCGGAAGCAGTACACAACACAAGGGCGTAATTCCTGATGTTACTTTCCCATCTGTTTACCCGATGGATAAAATTGGTGAAGATACCGAGGCTTCTGCATTGCCCTGGGACGTTATTCCGAGCTCGAACTTCAAAGCAGTGGCTAATTTGGCAGCAGTAAAGGCAGGCCTGATAAAAAATAGCGAACAACGAATTGCAAACTCACTCGATTTTAAATACTTGAAACAAGATATTGCTGATCTTAAAAAACGTGATGCAGAAATTTCAGTTCCTTTAAATGAAGCTAAACTTAAGGCTGAACGCGATGCCCAGGAGGCAAAATCGCTTGCCAGACAAAACGAGCTTAGAGCTTTACGAGGCTTGCCTGCAATTAAAAAAGGCGAAAAGGTGACCAAACAAGATACTTTCGACTTTATTGAGGATGAATCGTTGAAAGTAATGGGCGATTTTATGCAGCAAACCGGTAATTATGTAATGAATTTAGGAAATACTGGTCAACAGTTCTAA
- a CDS encoding tetratricopeptide repeat protein, with protein MTKIVLAFISLFASFQLYAQNIDKADFQEPGGGTAINIAVSKFDLEDGNTFFDEAEDSERKGDYNDALTLFGKAAFEYNAVKNFNKYGQAILKMSNMHYQLGRFSDAEQILLNVALKNYSKMGSKPGLMNAYNLLGKVYLANNKYTQSMWFYTQQGILAKQLKRSNAYIESVLGIVQVKIKKRDFTLALRDLKSAEWMANSIKTNQYKAQIKDARELIASKTSAKAKS; from the coding sequence ATGACCAAAATTGTTTTGGCTTTCATTAGCCTTTTTGCATCATTTCAACTCTACGCTCAAAACATAGATAAAGCCGATTTTCAGGAACCTGGCGGCGGCACGGCAATTAACATTGCGGTATCGAAATTTGACCTTGAAGACGGAAATACGTTTTTTGACGAAGCCGAGGACTCGGAACGCAAGGGCGATTACAACGATGCTTTGACACTTTTCGGTAAGGCCGCTTTTGAATACAATGCCGTAAAAAACTTTAATAAATACGGACAGGCCATTCTGAAAATGAGCAACATGCATTATCAATTGGGCCGTTTTAGCGATGCGGAGCAAATTCTCTTAAACGTTGCTTTAAAAAACTACTCCAAAATGGGGAGCAAACCGGGCCTAATGAACGCCTATAACCTCCTCGGAAAAGTGTACCTGGCCAACAATAAATACACACAGTCGATGTGGTTTTATACCCAACAAGGCATTCTGGCCAAGCAATTGAAAAGAAGTAACGCTTACATCGAATCTGTTTTGGGCATTGTTCAGGTGAAGATAAAAAAACGTGATTTTACACTTGCATTGAGAGATTTAAAATCGGCCGAGTGGATGGCCAATTCCATTAAAACCAACCAGTACAAAGCGCAGATTAAAGATGCAAGAGAATTAATCGCCTCAAAAACCAGTGCGAAAGCGAAAAGTTGA
- a CDS encoding Crp/Fnr family transcriptional regulator — MFSPLYNHISKFVDLSDDERETLGSLLKSFSFKKKAFLLEHGEICRANYFVVKGCLRLYFIDIKGAEQTTQFAIENWWISDLTSFMFQKPSAFFIQAAEATEVIAIDHRHHDEIFNKIPKLERYFRLILQKTHQASQMRIKFLYSQTAEERYFHFNKLFPGFVQRVPQYMLASYLGFTPEFLSKIRAKKVL, encoded by the coding sequence ATGTTTAGCCCACTTTATAACCACATTAGCAAATTTGTAGATTTGAGCGATGACGAACGGGAAACCCTTGGTTCATTGCTCAAATCTTTTTCATTTAAAAAGAAAGCGTTTTTGCTGGAGCATGGGGAGATTTGCCGGGCGAATTATTTTGTGGTTAAAGGGTGTTTACGGTTATATTTTATCGACATTAAAGGTGCTGAGCAGACTACGCAGTTCGCCATCGAAAACTGGTGGATTTCTGACCTTACGAGCTTCATGTTCCAAAAACCATCAGCGTTTTTTATACAGGCCGCTGAAGCAACTGAGGTTATTGCAATAGACCATCGTCATCACGATGAAATTTTTAACAAGATTCCCAAACTGGAAAGGTATTTCCGACTGATTTTGCAAAAGACACATCAGGCATCGCAAATGAGGATCAAGTTTCTTTATAGCCAAACTGCAGAAGAACGGTATTTTCATTTCAATAAACTTTTCCCGGGGTTTGTACAGCGGGTGCCGCAGTATATGCTGGCCTCTTACCTGGGCTTTACGCCTGAGTTTCTGAGCAAAATCAGGGCGAAAAAGGTTTTGTAA